The following proteins come from a genomic window of Zonotrichia leucophrys gambelii isolate GWCS_2022_RI unplaced genomic scaffold, RI_Zleu_2.0 Scaffold_108_149671, whole genome shotgun sequence:
- the LOC135460850 gene encoding serine/threonine-protein kinase pim-1-like — protein MRGKGGNEGGGRKGRAMPPARPRPRAGLPRARPRPSRRGLASARLWPYWRWRCWAGISAWCEGGIAALCLRLARARPRPRRRVQSRPRPRLLPGPAEDTRGAAAPAASAAASPARAPPLGSAAASPEPPVPRSRERTPGHGRPGAGEGRSEAVAGPGPSADSRVPPAGKAQQGLKEQYRLGSLLGRGGFGSVFAATRLSDGAPVAIKRVPRNRVLHWGELPDGTSAPLEIVLLAKVSTGFPGVVQLLEWLELPKDILMVLERPERCQDLHRFIRARRFLPEEEARELFRQVLEAVRHCTSCGVLHRDIKPGNILVDLDTGQAKLIDFGCGTYLQDTAYTHFAGTRSYSPPEWTHFGRYYGKPATIWSLGILLHQMVCGEHPFRRGQNISWDHQLSLPQRLSQECQDLIKRCLSMLDLERPSLEELFCHPWMQDINLP, from the exons atgcgtggtaaaggtggtaatgaaggcggaGGCAGAAAA gGCCGGGCCatgcccccggcccgcccccggccccgggcggggctgccccgtgcccggccccggccgtcCCGCCGCGGTCTCGCCTCCGCCCGGCTCTGGCCGTACTGGCGGTGGCGCTGCTGGGCGGGCATCAGTGCCTGGTGCGAGGGTGGCATCGCCGCCCTTTGCCTCCGCCTGgcccgagcccggccccggccccgacGCAGGGTCCagtcccggccccggccccggctcctccCGGGGCCCGCGGAGGACACACGcggcgcggccgctcccgccgcctccgcTGCGGCTTCCCCGGCCCGAGCTCCGCCGCTCGGCAGCGCGGCCGCCAGCCCCGAGCCTCCCGTGCCGCGTTCCCGGGAGCGAACGCCTGGGCAtggccggcccggggcgggtGAGGGGCGCTCGGAGGCCGTTGCTGGCCCCGGGCCGAGCGCTGACAGCCGCGTCCCGCCCGCAGGGAAGGCGCagcagggcctgaaggagcAGTACAGGCTGGGTTCGCTGCTGGGACGCGGCGGCTTCGGCAGCGTCTTCGCGGCCACGCGGCTCTCGGACGGCGCCCCG GTGGCCATCAAAAGGGTGCCACGGAACCGCGTCCTGCACTGGGGCGAGCTG CCCGACGGCACCAGCGCACCCCTGGAGATcgtgctgctggccaaggtgTCCACTGGCTTCCCTGGTGTGGTCCAGCTGCTGGAGTGGCTTGAGCTCCCCAAGGACATCTTGATGGTGCTGGAGCGGCCAGAGCGGTGTCAGGACCTGCATCGTTTCATTCGGGCACGGCGGTTCCTGCCCGAGGAGGAGGCGCGGGAGCTGTTCCGCCAGGTGCTGGAGGCCGTGCGGCACTGCACCAGCTGCGGGGTCCTGCACCGCGACATCAAACCAGGGAACATCCTGGTTGACCTGGACACCGGGCAGGCCAAACTGATTGACTTTGGCTGTGGCACCTACCTGCAAGACACAGCCTACACTCACTTTGCAG GAACACGGTCATACAGCCCCCCGGAATGGACCCACTTTGGCCGGTACTATGGCAAGCCAGCTACCATCTGGTCCCTGGGCATCCTGCTGCACCAGATGGTCTGCGGGGAGCACCCTTTCAGGAGGGGCCAGAACATCAGCTGGGACCATCAGCTCTCGCTGCCACAAAGGCTCTCTCAAG AGTGCCAAGATCTGATCAAGCGGTGTTTATCCATGCTGGACTTGGAAAGGCCCTCATTAGAAGAGCTGTTCTGTCATCCTTGGATGCAGGATATTAATCTGCCCTAG